From Chaetodon trifascialis isolate fChaTrf1 chromosome 24, fChaTrf1.hap1, whole genome shotgun sequence:
AACTTGGATTGGATTCAGCAGTGTTCAACATGAAATGGTTTAaattgtggtgtgtgtgtgtgactgtgacgcacgcacgcacacacacacacacacacacacaaaaaaataaccAAGAGATTTTCAATTTCTTTCTGCCAACACTAAAATCCAATAACTGGCTCCATATAGTCttctgaaagaaaaatggagCGTCGGACAAAAACCTCTGCTGTGTGTAAACTTTACACAGCCGTGATGAAGTGCTGCAGCACCTCTTCCATTCTGTCCAAACACTTGTTAATGTGTCAGAGTATTTTCACCACCACTGAAATAGAGACTCTGAAGGCCGCGGCGAGTTCAGCCAACCTCGGTGGGTTCGGGGTTGTGAGGCTTTTCGACCATCCGGGAAGCTGTTCTGGTGACTGGCAGCTTGAAGGTGCACTGTGGATCTAAACAAGCacttatttttacattatgtGCATCCTTGAGGTCTCACAAATGTGTCATGTGCACTTCCTTCCTCGTAAAACATTATGACAGCCGCGGCCGGTGACTTAATGTTTTCGGCTTGTTCTTATTTTTaatcctgcattgtttacatccgCGTTTGTTAgccttttctctgtcctcatTGGCACATTTCAGCGTATCCACCTGTTGATTGACGCTGTTTGCAGGACTGCAGATGCATCcctgaaaaatatttattcatttcgtTTTGCAAACCGTGATGAGTAGTCGCAAATGAAGCTGTGTTTATAGTTTCTTCTTAAGACATCACTAGTCAAAAACTTTGGAAACCACTGATTTACAGGGTCATGGCCATCGTGACGTCTGCTGTGAGATGACTTTCTGGCTTTAGAGAAAAGTCTGGATTTGAGCCTGACAGGTGATTATTGGCAGTATCGGTCAGATTATTGCCAGGAGAAATGGTAAAGTCATAAACTCTATTGGCTGAGAGGTGCAGGGAAATAGTTTAGCCTTTTCTCCATACAGGGCTTGTATAATTTTAGCTGAAGCGGTTGTAACAAATCAAGTGCTAGTAACAAACGTCAAAATAAAGTAAGAGGGCAGGTAAACTATCTCTTCATGGGCTTTTAAAGGAGATAGTGGTGAGCTGTTTTCGCTGCAGCAGTGTTTATATTTCCCAAAGTTATTCTGCTATCATTATAGCTTTGTGAGGGTCATAGTAGAAGTTTGTTATGCACATTGCAAACACAGGATAAGCCTAAAACTGCTCCTACAAAGTAAAGGTTTTACTTTGACAATAACAAGTTAACCTTTGTGCTTCTgctttgagtttgtttgtggAGCGAAACGAAGTGGCTGTCATGTTCAGGGTGGAGCACGCTGGCCTGCGTGTCTCTGAACAGTGCTGCAGACTTTCAGCAGACACACCAGCGCCTTAGTTATGCAGGTCTGTGTTTCCTCAGAGCGAGGCGCAGGGCTCCACGTGATGTTTGAGAGGGCTTTTACTCTGACAGAGGAATGAAGCGCGGAGATTAGTCTGCAGAGCAAACACGAGGCATTCAGATGCTAACAGATAAAGTATGCACCTGTCTTGTTGCGGTTTATTGATACATCGAAGTCACGTCTTCAACGTTATGCACAGCGTGAACTCTTAATCTTTAATCTTGGCAGCGTTCCTCTCTATGTGGAGGTCACATGTCCGCTCCGTGTTCCTGCGgttttcctcccacagtccaaaaacacacaggtcaCATGAATCGGAGACTGTGTATTTCTAATCTCCTCACAGGTTGTGAAGGCTTTATGCTGTTTTTCCAACACGGGCAGCTACATGAATGAAGGGGCGCCCTCAGGGCTCCAGGAAAACGGCTCGAATGTTTTTCCACCATTACTTTCTACCTTGAATATCTTAGACAGCACACACCTGGCAGCATAATGAGTTTTGGCTGATCCGACTGTGCCCAGAACTCATCGGGGACACATGATCTGATCTTTTAAGCCATATTGTAACTTGTGCCGCCACAGTCAGTGGAAAATTAGCTGAAGCAAATATATGAAAAATTAACTCGAGGACAGGTGGAAGTATAATGTTAAAGCTCTGCATATCCTCTCAGGAAGAAGGTCAGGGTGGATGGTTCGGTGTACATCTGTGCATTTCCTCGTAGCCCTGAAGAATCTGAGTGACGTCTGCTGCTGCCCCCCCTCATTGTACTCAATAGACAAATCCTATAACACTCGGCCTCTCACTGGCCAGCCTTCGCACGGTGAGAGGAGCGTTGCCGCATAACAAAAGCGAAGCCAGTGGTGGAGGCTCTGTTCCTGTCGCTTCATTAAGCAGCAATGTGAGACCCAGCAGCTTGAAAAACCTCTGCCTTGACACACATTCAGTCCTCCTGGTGAgcagtggacagacagacatccaCTGCCTCTTTCTGCAGagctcagagcagctgcagagaaactggCTTAAGTAATTGGGAGCTAGGGTTGGGCGATATGTTCAAACAACCAGCgatgtgtgtcagtatgtgcCGCCCCTCCACAGTTTCAGCCGGGAGATGTGGAGATGTGTGCTCACAGCAAACCCTCTATGTTTATGGATTagtctaataaataaacataataaactTCTGGGTAATCTCGCTGACTGAGATTCTGTCGCTGTGCTGCGGTTCTCTCTCGTTCTTTGGAGGCAGATCATTAAATAAGCATAACAAAAAGGCCGAAAAAACACATATATTGCCACGTCCCATCCTAGAAAAGGGCATGCTAAAAACAAATCCATGTGCAACTGTAAAATGTTGCGCTGTAACAGAAAAGCTGGCATCGTCCTTTTGACCTGCGTGTCTGTATGTCTGCAGGCTCTCTGTTGTGAGTTGACCAAGTGCtggaaagtaaaataaatatggaGGAAGAAGTGACTAAAATGGAAATGAGTAAGGCAGCAGATCCATACTGTGGTGTTTTTATGGTgacttatttacattttacgttttttctgcatttttgtgCCATTTTGTGACACTTTGCTGCGCCCAGAGTCATTGCCATCAGATCATCATCTCTGAGCACATTTGATGTACGTAAACGGTTTTGGATGTCGGCACAAAGACCCTTCATGTGGCTCACAGCTCAAAGTTCACACCCCCTGTTTGGCTCCGGGCCCAGGTTCATCTCTGAATGGGTCTCCTCAGTCATGAAGATCTCTGTTGATGGCACCCTCGGTCTGAGAGCCGGCATTAGAGAGATCGGCGGCTCTGGCCTTTTGATTGGAATTAGCCGTGACTGAGTCCCGCTGACACTGAGGGGAGGACACCCGGAGCAGACAGTCAGCACCAGGACCGCTGGGATGGGGAGACTGGCAGAACTAATTTAGATGGACGtcaagcagacagagagcagggaaTGGTGTGCAAGTGTGAAGTACGGTTTTATGGATTTTTGAAGTGCAGTGCAGatgttttggttaaaaaaagaatagaaaacCTTCAGTATGTAAcactttttctgtttcctctgttccTTCAGGTGTTTCCCGAGGACCTGATAGAAAACTGGATGCGGTTGTAACTATGGTTACGTCAGGGTGGGGGGCGTGGGCCCTCTCCCCCAGTGGCCTTGTGCTGGTCATCTGctggtctgtgtgtctgtcccagCAGCCTCACGTCAAACCGGCAGACTGCAGTCGAAAGGAACACCCTGTTGTCTCCTACCAAGGTGAGTGCTTTGACCAACCAGCCGATTGGTGGAGGTGGAAttccttctcctcatcctttCTTCCTTCATCCTCTTGCTTTGTCTTGCCAGCGTTGAGGCCGTGGGTGTCAGAGTTCTCCCGTCCAGGAGTGAAGGATTTCTCCCAGCTGGCTCTGGACCTGAGCAGAAACCAGCTCGTTGTGGGAGCAAGGTGACAAATAACTACGTGCAGTCAGCCAGTATGTTGTAAAATGAGTGTATGTAATAAGGTTTGATCAGAGTGCATCATGAGAGAGaacaggagggaaaaaacagcttattaaaccctctgctgtgtgtctgcttctgctgctttacGTCCCAAACGTCTCTTCCACAGAAACTTCCTCTTCAGGCTGAGTTTGAGCAACGCCTCGCTCATACAGGTAATGCTCACCAACACAGGAGCTGATGTTAGACAGAGGATTTTTACTTCGCTTCATTTTTCTTCCGTGCTCATTACATTTAAGATGAATACACATTTTCCaagtatttctttgttttgttcctcAGGCGACGGAATGGGCGCCTGATGACGACACGAAGCGCTCGTGTCAAAGCAAGGGGAAGTCTGAGGTAGTGTCCTCTGTCACACGTCGTACTCCGCTCACTCTATGCTACTGAGATGGTTTTATGACTGACAGAGGATTCTCACACTTTGTGCTGCGTTCGTCTGCAGGAGGAGTGTCAAAACTACATCCGAGTTTTGTTGATAAGCGGGAGGACGCTCTTCACGTGCGGGACCAATGCTTTCACCCCCGTCTGCATCACCAGGCTGGTTGGTACAAACAGTTTATCATGAGGTGTGAGCAGTTCAGGCTGGGCCTGACGTAGGAAAACATGTTCTGCAATTGAAAACACTTTTGATTACTTTGAAATGggataaaacatacaaaaacactgGTATTATCTTTAAAAAGCTGATGAGGATTTGTCTTTCAAAACTAAAAGAGTCAGAAAATAGTAACAAAATACTGATTAGATTAATTTCAAGGGTGTCAGTTCTTGTTTCAGCAtaaaatcctcacattttaaAAGATAGAACCAACAAATTTAtgcttaataaataaataaatcattcattttcaaatagTTTCAGCCCTAAAAAGGAAATATAGCTCTTGTTGATTTTATGATCCCGAAAGTATTAatataaataatacattttttgaaAGCTTTCAGCATTTGAGAAATGGTAGTAAGTTCTGTCctgataaattaattaaaacttttaaattaattattaaaaatgtgttaaaaatgtcgTCAGCAGATCCTCTTTGTCCCACTGCCGAATTGTCCATTTGTTGTGATTAAGCTGTGTCgacacgtgtgtgtgcttcctgtcAGGTTGGTAACATCAGTCAGGTGTTGGACACGGTGAACGGCGTCGCGCGGTGTCCCTACGACCCACGCCACAACTCCACCGCCATGGtcacagagaggggagagctgTATGCGGCCACGGTCATCGACTTCTCTGGACGTGACCCTGTCATCTACAGGAGCTTGGGGAACATGCCGCCGCTGCGCACCGCCCAGTACAACTCCAAATGGCTCAACGGTAAACACCCTCACTGGTGCTTTTGTCAGCCTCGTATTGacctgtgtctctttgtggacGTCCTCCATATCCTTTCTTTTCTCGCAGAGCCTCATTTTGTCTCGGTGTATGAGATCGGTCGGTTCGCCTACTTCTTCCTGAGAGAAACCACGGTTGAAAATGACTGCGGGAAGATGGTGTTCTCTCGCGTGGCGCGGGTCTGCAAGAACGATATGGGCGGACGCTTCCTTTTGGAGGACACGTGGACCACCTTCATGAAGGCCCGGCTCAACTGCTCGCGCTCAGGAGAAATCCCCTTTTACTACAACGAGCTGCAGAGTACGTTTTACTTACCAGAGCAGGACCTGATCTACGGTATCTTCACCACCAACGTGTGAGTAATATTCATCAATAGCAGGATTACAGATGACATCACACCACAGGTGACTCCACTGTCATTCTCCCACTTCCATTCttgctttctgtctcactgagctgctgagctctgaCTGTGCTTCCGTCCTTTAGGAACAGTATATCAGCTTCTGCTGTCTGTGCCTTCAACCTGAGCTCCATCACCCAGGCCTTCAATGGACCCTTCCGCTACCAGGAGAACCCGCGCACTGCCTGGCTGTCCACCCCAAACCCCATACCCAATTTTCAGGTAACCTCCAACAGTACGTGCACGGCGTGCTGCCCAAATCAGGCTGAAAGCTTCAGATTATGTCATCACGCGCTTTAGTTTTGTTCTGTCTGATTTCAGATCTGCCCTCTGCGTCTCATATTGATCTTTCTCATTGCACAATTTTTGCAAGAAAAAGAGCAACGAGGTGTAACTGCTAAGATTTATGAAGGCTCTGTGGCAGTTAATTTGGAGTTTGTGCCCCCAGGTGGAAGGAATACTAAGCAATAATATTAGCTGCTGGAGTCTTTTGCTGAAAAGAGCAAACTCAGAGGCGTGTTTGAAAACCATCTGCGACCTGAACGCCTGACACTGATCCCTTCTTCCTGCCTGCAGTGTGGCGTTCTGGAGGAGGGAGGCCCCGGCGGGAACCTGACGGAGCGCAGCCTCCAGGACGCCCAGCGACTCTTCCTCATGAACGATGTGGTCCAACCGGTCACCATCAACCCTCTGCTCACGCAGGATAACCTGCGCTTCTCCAAGATGGTGGTGGACATCGTGCAGGGGCGAGACACCCTCTACCATATCATGTACATCGGCACCGGTGAGCAAGAGTGGAGAGATAGTAGATCTGAATCAGCAACAGTTTGTACCTTTTTATCTGTTGACCAGCTCATTTATGATTCTCTTTGTTCCTTTCGTCCAATCAGAATACGGCACCATCCTGAAGGCTCTCTCCACAACCAATAAAAGCCTTCAAGGCTGCTACCTGGAGGAGCTCAGGATTCTCCCGGACGGGCAAATCAGACCAATCAAGAGCCTGCAGATCCTCCACAGTGACAGATCTTTGTTTGTTGGGCTCGATGACAGGCTGGTGAAGATCCCGTTAGAGCGCTGCTCCAGCTATCCAGCTGAACGGTATGATCCCGCAGACCCTCACAactttattgttgttttttatgtgatTATGATAGAAGGGCTCAAGGATTAACAAACATATAGCAGCCACAGCGACATATCCAACACATCCAGTATGAATGTGTTAAGtttagagaaaatgaaaatccaATATCTGCAGCTGATAATTCAGTCAACACTGAGCTTTAGATCTGGGAgcctgttcagtttgtgtgttcgTTTGTGTGCCGGTGGTGAGTGCGCAAGTTTACTGACTGAACTTCAAAATGCTTAAAAAGATTTATGAACTTAGTGCCATTAAAGAGACAAACACGTGTGGGTGGCCAAGTCTGCAAGGCCCACAATAAATGCTGACGAAGATGATTATGTTAAGagcctgtttttttctccctgtaAACAAACTGCTTCTGAAACTGTCAATCCATATTTTGGCAAGACTCGGAGCAGACATTACATAAGCAGGCATAATGAGTTTGTTGACAATAAAAGCACTGGTAGAATATGTTGACAGCCTTACAAAGTATTGTATGATGTACAGCTCTTTGTCGGTATCAGTGCCTCTGGCAGCCCTCCTACTTGAAACACAATAGAAGTCCTTtaatacagagaaaataattagtAACTGAAAGCATCCTGCTGACTGTAGAAACGTGCAGTTTTTTATGTTATAATTAGTCAATTCATGGCAAAAAAGAGTGCGCTGCAGAGAGGCTTGATCATCCTGAAACTGCAGCAATTACTGACTCAACGTCTGCTCTCCTAACAGTCAATGCATGGAAGCTCGGGACCCTTACTGCGGCTGGGATCACAAACAGAAGCGCTGCACCACCATCGAGGAGAGCTCCAACATGAACCAGTGGACCCAAAACATCACTGAGTGCCCAGTAAGACTCACAGCTCACAGATAATCTAGAATGACATTTGATTAATTCTCATTGGTTTATTTGTTCAGCTGAACATTTTCAGGGCATCAAGCTGTCGATTTACGCCGAAATGATACATTTATGCAAATGTGATGCGTTTGATGTGGACTTTAAACCCCTCTTAAATCCTCTCTGGAGGTGAGGAACCTGACACAGGATGGCGGTTTTGGTCCATGGGCACCATGGCAGCCTTGTAACCACGATGACGGCGAGGGCTCcgtcagcagctgtgtgtgtcgGTCCCGCTCGTGTGACGGACCCCCAGCCCAGTGCGGCGGGGTCGAATGTAAAGGCTCGACCATCCAGGTGGCAAACTGTTCCAGGTACAACCACACCACTGTGTTGTTCTGCCAGTcatgtgctgtgaaaacaagGAGTAATCGTCATTGCTTCAGAGATCAATTACCATAAGCTACTGATTTCCTAACAGGCCGTAATTGGCCTATAAATCTGAAAACAGTTATATCAATGCAACCGTGCTCCTTTATCATAAACATATCTCATtaaagcagagagtgagagtcACAGGGTGATTGCACTTGATGGATTTGTGCTCACATAATTAGACCTACAGAGTGCATAATGGACTAATAAAGTGTAAAATAAAAGTGAGCAAATTGGAAAGACAATGAAGCAAGTTATGTAGCCTGCGGAGTTGAATTAATTGTGAAATATGATGCTCATAATCTTGAATAGCTGCTAACTTAGCTAGCTAGTTGGTAACATTTAAGGTGGTCGTTGAGAGTGGAGCCTGTGTGCCATAAAGCACATGGATtcacgtgcacacacagcttACGTTTCCCGTCACGTCTTATGTTTTGGTCAGGAACGGCGGCTGGACTCCCTGGTCTTCATGGGgccagtgcagcagcagttgcGGCATCGGATTTGAAGTGCGGCAGCGGTCCTGCAACAACCCCTCGCCTCGCCACGGTGGTCGAATCTGTGTCGGCCAGGGTCGAGAAGAGAGGTGAGGTGGAATATATTTGCCTCATTCTGCACGTGGAGGTGGAAATGCTACCATGAATGATATAAACGTCATCAGTGTGGCTGCTAGAAGTTCATGAACAGCCATCATTACTGCATGACGACacaactgtgtgtctgtgcttccaGGCTGTGCAATGAGAAGAAGCCCTGTCCTCTGCCTGTGCTGTGGACAGCATGGGGGTCCTGGGCTCACTGCAGTGCTgaatgtggggggggggtccacTCCAGGACCAGGATTTGTGAGAACGGCAACGGCTGTCCTGGATGTTCTACGGtaggaaggaagaggaaataTTCTGACGTGTGAATATTTCTTTATTGTGCTGTGCTGTATTTATGAAATAGTTCAGAGAATATCTTAATGCTGCATCTCGTTCTGCTAATCCTGCACTGATACGGCACATTCACAGCAAAACTTCAGCATATAGTTCAAGATAAATATGGTTTAATCTTCTCTTCATGGCCTTTCCAAACGTGATAAATAAGTGAAATAGATAGAAGACAAAAGCGAAtaataaaagttttaaaaaatatgttaaattgAACAGTTTCGCcatatttatttaaagcagTCCCATTTCTCATTGATGCTTCTCTGCAGAGAGGAGCCAATTTATTTCAACTATTTATAGCAATTATTTATTTGGAATAATAGATTCTCCAGACTTTGTTTGCTAGAAGACAAATTATTATTAGAGTCAGAGATGAAGCCCCTTGGCATTTTTTACCATCCAGTTTTCATGACCAGTTCTTTTGGCCGTGGCCTTTGCGTCCCATAGCTGCATCTTTTTACCTGCTGATGAGGAGCTCCATGCAGAGGTTTATGCTGTCCTTCCACGaatcctcctccttccccacAGGAGCCCTGATCAACAAGTagaagctgctgcagttgcTATTCCTAGCTTCCCATCCTCAATGCCAAGTGTTTGTCTTGGAACCCACTACGGAGCCACAAGCGCTGCTTCGTAGTGATCCAACAATGCCATCAGAGCCTCATTGTGAAGGTGCATCCTTCCATGCTGCCTTAACTTTGCCTCTTCACAGCCACCAGACAATTGTTCCATTAAAGACAGTAATTAGCTGCATAATAAAGTCCCTCCACAAAGTACTGCAATATTTGTGTTGTTTAGCAGAATGTAATaagacagcagtgtgtctctgcaaGCTGTTGAAAATGAATCACTGAAGCAGGGGCCATGGCTACGTGAGGTAAAGACAACCTGCAGTCGATGAGACAGCAGTAACTTGGTTCAGACTTTCCATCTGCATTAATGCTAACAAGCTTCCTCTGTCCTGTTTTCCAGGAATATAAGGCCTGTAACCTGGAGGCCTGCCCTGAGGTGCGCCGCAACACCCCCTGGACCCCCTGGATGCCAGTCAACGTCAGTCAAGATGGCTCAAGGCAAGAGCAGAGGTTCAGATACACCTGTCGGGCCCTGCTCCCCGAcccccagcagctccagctgggCAAGAAGAAGGCGGAGACGCGGTTCTGCCCCAATGACGGGTCTGGAGCCTGCCAGACTGACTGTGAGTAGAGGGACCATGGAGCAGAAACATCAGCTTTCCCTGCTCACTTAGCAGGTCTCgccatgttttcctcttttgtcaGCTGCCAGCAGGTGTTCTTGAAACACAGCTGGTGCTGTAATTACTTAGCCCACTGCAGGTGGAACCAGATGCCACCTTAAAACAGAACTAAGCCTGGTCTAACTCCATGGAGCAGTCTAATGAGCTGCGTCTGTAAAACCTGCAGAGTAGAACTGGATCAAGTGCTGCTGGTGGCAGAGATCCCAGTTTGTCACAATAAACACAGCTGGTCTATTCAGAGGCGGATGTAGCCAAACTGTATGTAGACATCAATCGGCAGATTGATTAAACATCATTGAAGCATCGTGGGGAAGCACACGTCCGCTTCCTCCATCCCTTGGAGATACGCAGGCTTCATGGAATCCGTTTATGCAACACAAAGATGCAAAAAGTTCAGAAATCTACTACAAAATAGGTGAAGCAGGGCCAAAATGTCAT
This genomic window contains:
- the LOC139327712 gene encoding semaphorin-5B-like isoform X2, giving the protein MVTSGWGAWALSPSGLVLVICWSVCLSQQPHVKPADCSRKEHPVVSYQALRPWVSEFSRPGVKDFSQLALDLSRNQLVVGARNFLFRLSLSNASLIQATEWAPDDDTKRSCQSKGKSEEECQNYIRVLLISGRTLFTCGTNAFTPVCITRLVGNISQVLDTVNGVARCPYDPRHNSTAMVTERGELYAATVIDFSGRDPVIYRSLGNMPPLRTAQYNSKWLNEPHFVSVYEIGRFAYFFLRETTVENDCGKMVFSRVARVCKNDMGGRFLLEDTWTTFMKARLNCSRSGEIPFYYNELQSTFYLPEQDLIYGIFTTNVNSISASAVCAFNLSSITQAFNGPFRYQENPRTAWLSTPNPIPNFQCGVLEEGGPGGNLTERSLQDAQRLFLMNDVVQPVTINPLLTQDNLRFSKMVVDIVQGRDTLYHIMYIGTEYGTILKALSTTNKSLQGCYLEELRILPDGQIRPIKSLQILHSDRSLFVGLDDRLVKIPLERCSSYPAERQCMEARDPYCGWDHKQKRCTTIEESSNMNQWTQNITECPVRNLTQDGGFGPWAPWQPCNHDDGEGSVSSCVCRSRSCDGPPAQCGGVECKGSTIQVANCSRNGGWTPWSSWGQCSSSCGIGFEVRQRSCNNPSPRHGGRICVGQGREERLCNEKKPCPLPVLWTAWGSWAHCSAECGGGVHSRTRICENGNGCPGCSTEYKACNLEACPEVRRNTPWTPWMPVNVSQDGSRQEQRFRYTCRALLPDPQQLQLGKKKAETRFCPNDGSGACQTDSLVEDLVKTSGRTLSQPQGVRWGSWETWSSCSQQCSRGFRTRKRSCSTAEGRTNPSACVGSPVEYQDCNIQPCPVSGAWSCWSAWSQCSASCGGGHYQRTRTCSSPPPASGGDICIGLHTEEALCNTHVCEGWGEWTEWGDCDEEGLQHRTRRCGEDQEAEAGLCQGNITQSRPCQPHEVPVILPGQDDQSCGTQRFVPPAPWAMFFLMVMQYL
- the LOC139327712 gene encoding semaphorin-5B-like isoform X1, which produces MVTSGWGAWALSPSGLVLVICWSVCLSQQPHVKPADCSRKEHPVVSYQALRPWVSEFSRPGVKDFSQLALDLSRNQLVVGARNFLFRLSLSNASLIQATEWAPDDDTKRSCQSKGKSEEECQNYIRVLLISGRTLFTCGTNAFTPVCITRLVGNISQVLDTVNGVARCPYDPRHNSTAMVTERGELYAATVIDFSGRDPVIYRSLGNMPPLRTAQYNSKWLNEPHFVSVYEIGRFAYFFLRETTVENDCGKMVFSRVARVCKNDMGGRFLLEDTWTTFMKARLNCSRSGEIPFYYNELQSTFYLPEQDLIYGIFTTNVNSISASAVCAFNLSSITQAFNGPFRYQENPRTAWLSTPNPIPNFQCGVLEEGGPGGNLTERSLQDAQRLFLMNDVVQPVTINPLLTQDNLRFSKMVVDIVQGRDTLYHIMYIGTEYGTILKALSTTNKSLQGCYLEELRILPDGQIRPIKSLQILHSDRSLFVGLDDRLVKIPLERCSSYPAERQCMEARDPYCGWDHKQKRCTTIEESSNMNQWTQNITECPVRNLTQDGGFGPWAPWQPCNHDDGEGSVSSCVCRSRSCDGPPAQCGGVECKGSTIQVANCSRNGGWTPWSSWGQCSSSCGIGFEVRQRSCNNPSPRHGGRICVGQGREERLCNEKKPCPLPVLWTAWGSWAHCSAECGGGVHSRTRICENGNGCPGCSTEYKACNLEACPEVRRNTPWTPWMPVNVSQDGSRQEQRFRYTCRALLPDPQQLQLGKKKAETRFCPNDGSGACQTDSLVEDLVKTSGRTLSQPQGVRWGSWETWSSCSQQCSRGFRTRKRSCSTAEGRTNPSACVGSPVEYQDCNIQPCPVSGAWSCWSAWSQCSASCGGGHYQRTRTCSSPPPASGGDICIGLHTEEALCNTHVCEGWGEWTEWGDCDEEGLQHRTRRCGEDQEAEAGLCQGNITQSRPCQPHEVPVILPGQDDQSCGTFTLFQLVAVGSASFFAAALLSALAYSYCYHLNRPSAESAVIHPSTPNHLTYNKQGNATPKNEKYIPMEFKTLNKNNLHVNDETCNHFPSPLPSSNMFTTTYYPTSLSKYDFHPDSPCRTYMHS